The segment tacaattttacgaacaattatcacaatttaaagatcttgttaaaaaaaagttgatatttttttaaaatatactcgGCTCGCCATGAACTACTTACAAAACAAAGAagcaaacaaaatttaaataactttttgatgatgatgataaaatgTAATTCGTTGTTAAACGATATAAATGacgatgaaaaaatatttatcgcATTTTTCCTTTTCAACAAGTTGGTAAGCTAAACTGAGAAGCAAAAGTCAATAATCATTTGTGTTGCTAGACGACGATCTTGATTTGCATGGCGATTTTTGTCAACCGTTAATAAATGTAacattattgtattttataaatgatTACATTATTGtactttatgatatttttattgtatatacTCAAGACCATATCTAAAGATCTCGTCAAAGACTTTCGAGTATAATGATTAAATGATTCTCTAAGACAACCAACGTGTTATAGACTAAAAGGCAAATtttcgggctcgtttgatcaCGTGAGATGAaatcataatatgaaattaaatttttattttaatatcaatttaatttttttgctcataaatattaaaataaaaatacttcaatttttatataatcttaccaaataagtaaaaatttataacaaaagtataatacactattaaatttgttattataaaaaaatacgatATTTACTGATTGAactttaattcaataataaaaaaaaactaaaccatcGTAATAGTATATTactctttaataaaattgagaaaGTAAAATTCGAGTTCAAAATTAATTACTGATCTTTATGAtgataattgataattttttataaagccAATATATCTCCAATCATACATGTTAAATATCTATgtgaatttataaaattacgTACTAGAATggataatttatttcaatttcaacGCAGGATGTAttttaaaataggaaaaaaaaaaggaaagggagATTTGACAAGAAAACAATCATATTCGAAAAAGacataaataatacatatattagattctaaatttggctttaaattttaattttgatcctcaattttcataatgcacaaataggcactttaactatccaacttttaaataaataaacacatgagtcctacatgacacaatacatgTAGGACATCACGTAGgataaaaaataacatgtcGGATGATATatgtgtctatttattcaattttatacaaatttaagtgtctatttgtgcacatctaaaattgaaagacataaatataatttgaagctaaattaaagagtatatttatgtattatatattgGAAAGAAACAGGATTCAACTTTACTAGTCCACTAGTTTTTTAGTGGTATACAATTGGCCACATAGACAGCATGAGAAAATTTGGTCGAATGCATTTAATCACGTCTTCCATATATAGAACTCATATTCTTAGTGGAGAAAGAGTGTTTCCTATATTTTAATtgtcatatttaattttaaatttaaaattataaaaattttaattaatattttataatatatcttaataatgtaaaagattatcatttataatatttttaaattagtttgtatgtttaatttttttaatgaaaaaattaaattaaaatagtttaatttaattttaaaaatttatggaattaaatttcaaaaagtgtaaaatttatattgaagtGGACGGAGGAGGGAGTTATATTTATTACTAGGAAAAAGGGGAAAGTACGAAAGTTGAGAAGATGATGACAAATGACTTTTGCAAGTCATATTTCAATgagtattttcaattaaaatcaattttctaattagtaaaaaaataggaataatGTCCAACTATCTCTCAATCTATGTCTGAAATATTAGAgatacatttatattatactaaggtcctattactccccttaatttattttattaataatttttttatctctttttagcttatgtggcactatcttgtaggctcaacgatgattgacttttttttcgaactagtgctacgtaggctaaaaagggatagaaaattacatataaaataagttcaggggtaataggaccttagtatactataagtgtgtctctgcgatttcggacataggttgagggaatacttgggtattttctcaaaaatacagtgacatttaagaaaaatttctcaaaagaaaaatatgttccTTCCATCcattttaattattgttttagCTTAATTATGGGATCTGATTTCtagatataaaaaaagattttcgttgagtatatatatttttttatagtcgtaaatatttaaattagctAGTTTTGGTCATTTGAATATCTTCGTATAGCTACTTCAATTaactttgttttttattttaaaaaaataatatatcaagatataaaataataaaataaataatcgtAAATATTAATGATCATAATTCATAGATAAATCTTAAATTTCTATTTgcatgtaaaaataattatattaagtgAAAATTCTGGGTGAATAATTTAACATTCATCAGATacacaatttaatatttttataacctatgaatcaacatataatattataataattttatgagaTATACATAAAATAGTTAATATTACAAATAGACCTAATTTCACTTTCCATTGGCTCCGGTGTAcgacaaataatttattttcaaaaggcCAATTAAAAAAAGAGGACCAATGgatcttttgtctttttctatttttctttccctATTTTCCACTTGtaattaaattctttattttcttcctATAAATGTGAGACATATCCCTCTTGAAACTTCACAACCAAACTCATCataattttctatcttttttcttGTTTGCTAAGAAAGTTATCAAAATGATTTTGAACAAAATTGTGGATTCCATTACTGGAAAAGATGATGGGGAAAAAGTGAAAGGAACAGTTgtgttaatgaaaaaaaatgttttggaTTTTACTGATGTAACTGCCTCAATTGTCGATGGTGCTCTTGAATTCCTTGGCagaagagtttcttttcagttaATCAGTAATTCTGTTCATGATGGTCagtattactattttttttaaaagtttattattattttgtatttaatagGTACATATTCGTTAATATTAGAGTGTCTAATAGGTAATAGCCTTAGTTGAGGTGCTTAAGTGAATTACGAGGACAACTTTAAAGGGCCGCAGATaacttattatataatttagatgatatttttttgagattaaGAAGAATTAAAGtatttaattagttatgaaTTGACATttcttttatcattatattctaaaatttCATGAGCTTTGAGTGTtggaaaaaagaatatatattatctTCCGGAAGAAGTTTTTAGGAATATCTTTTTTGGTGAGCTTATCTTATACTTCCTCtgtttcaaatatttgttagaattttcctttttaagagtaaaatcatataagattttataaatattttaaaatatatatttattatattgaaaaaagaagaattatactaatatatagttctttttatataattatccaatttaatctaacttaattttaaaaattaataaatatatcttaaaaataatagcgtgaatctaaattaattagaGCGAGGTACATTATCTAGACATCTACTCAGCTTAGGTTCAGTTGTGGTCAATTTAATTTAGAGCAGTGACAATATTCATTAAAGTTGGGCCAACAAACTAATACACCtatatgaaaattaattatgGATGCTTTTATTGagctatttttttatttttgaaagttcAATATCAGCCTTTAGTAGGACTAATTAGAATTATatgcatttaaattttaaagtatttatttgaataaagtATCATACTTTCGACCTCTAAAAGCttgtaaaattgaaaattatggATGATTTATAACTTAATAAGAAACAAATAACGGATAAGTTAATAAACATAATACCTACTAtctaaagtaataaaataataaaagtcaaattttagaattttagaCATcgttaataaaattaatttaataatatatatctctatcttttttaaaaatcaacatAGACCAAATAAAACGGAaagttattaaataaattttccaaattaacAAATTGCTAGCTGTCGATTGTTAGATATTTCTGTTTTTCGCAATgtatattttttggaatttgaaaGTAGTTGAGCTaagttttctttcaaaaaaagttGTTTTAACTCATTTAATTCAATGTGGatataaaatgattatttttctaTCGATagtaaagttaaaattattgacTTTGTatatttcttaagaaaatataaataaagaataatttactatatcatttattaaaaataagtataatattttaaaatataacaaaaaataactataattaataattacaataaatagaaaacttaatattattaaatatttcaatataatataacaaacaactattattttcttaaaaaaaagaaggtaaaaTCCAACTTTACACGGTAAAGGTCCTAATCCATACACATAATTTCCAAAACCAGAAACGTTATAAATTAAGCACGTGTaggttattaaaaaaagaagtccCACACTGGTCCcatatagtttttatttatctaattaaaaagaaatgaactttaatattttttgtttatttttattgattattttaaaaaataataattttctattcgGGAGAGGTTTTCCGCTCCGGTCGTCcggaatttttatttattatttttgacttatcaagaaaaaaagataaaacttATTCGTATTGAGTTTTTACACAGATTTAATACATGCATGCCAcgtgtttaaatttataattcattttatttaaccttaattaattaacatgtgttttactttattaaatcacataataatataaattgaattaGTTTGGTGTAAATACTCGATGcgagtaaatattttttctccaaaaaagacactttttatttttcatatttgagccttatcattaaatatttattcttcaatttatcTTTCAAGACCTaatattaaacataaaatactaaaataatgtGATAAGGTAtctataacaataattattttcttattgaatgtgacaaattaaattgtgacaaataaaataaatgaaatatatgttctttcacaaaatcaatacataaataaCATCTTGTTTTCTAGTTTACCCTTTAAAGTCATTAATCTTAAAAGTATACATTTATCCAATATAGAAAAACTATTTAATTGATTCATGTTTATTCAacaaattagttaattaaggcAAATTAATTCATGCTCATTCATTAAAAACTCAACTTCAAGGGAGTAATAAATAAGAATACAACAATAAACTCACATAATTTCTCAagaatcataaaaattaaaataaggagaTACTCTCTTTAAtcctatttagttgtccactttagaaaagaacacatattaagataacaataattaatatagtgAAGTTACAGTTTTACCcttattaaatatgatttcaaaaaggatgaattaaaagttaattttttttaagaagtttaaatgagagtataatagaattttttttttatgtatttttgatttgtcaaaatgaacaagtaaatagagtcatctaaaaaagaaaatatagacAAGTAAATAGAAACGGGGAGAATATAAATAAGAACCGCATGAGTATGTATGTGGGGAAAGGAAAACAtgttcaatttaattttttttgttcaactACTATTTCTTCTGTTCAAAACAtgttcaatttaatttttttgttcaacTACTATTTCTTCCgttcaatttatttatcatgttataCTTGTTAAAAGttagtttgattaatttttaaaaaattaaattaaattatattaatttaatattttaaataaaaaaatttaatactaaaaattatacaaaaattactataaaatataattatttatatattaatataataaaaaaatatataataaaatgaggATCTAATCTTTATAATTTGAATCtgaataaaaaatcatatctaTTAAAAACACAGAGAGGGGTATAATTTAACGTGGTCCAAAGTCCAAACTCAACCATAGGGGCCTAATGAACATTAAATCTACACGTTTTCTTGAAATATATCTTGGACACgtgtgtatatataaattaaaaaggtcaatgatttaaatattttttttgtggaagtAAATGTTGCTCATTTCTAATTGAATGCTAACAATATAAACTCAACTAAGTTTAATTTTATCTgtgaaaagtaaaaaatatttacacaatTCAGTAAATCAACTCATATTTACACGTAAATATTAATTAGTAAGTTGTAAGTACATTGTAATTTCTTGGTTATTCTATATTGGGTGTGGGAACTTATTTCAACCGATGTGGGTAAATAACTCATGAAGGGGAAATTTAGAGCAATTGACATAGTTGTCTTTGCGTGACTTAGTAAATAAATAATCGCTAGGTTATCTATATCCACTTCCCTCGAAGGTATATTCTTATTTCGCgtgtacaaaatatttttgttttaattgattTGTATTATATTACGTAAggtatatgtatttatttttttaaaaataaataaataaattattttttgattttcttgattatttttgaCTCTCCTAAGAGCTTCTACCTCTTTTGCTTCCTTGGTAACTCGAACTCAGAACCTTCGGGTTGGAATTGAGGGGTGCTTACTATCTGGGCTATTcaactttataaaaatttaaatacttatttGTGCAAACTTAAAGTTGGAGAACATATATACGACAAACAAAGGCtaactttatgtattatgacttcCTTATTTCTTTGGGAATGATTGGAATTCTGTTTCATTTGCAGCTAATGGTTTAGAAGGGAAACTGAGCAATCCAGCATACTTGGAAAATTGGATTACAAACATTACTCCAGTAGTTGCAGGGGAATCAACTTTTAGTGTTACATTTGATTGGGATGATGATGAGTTTGGAGTTCCAGGAGCATTTATTATCAAGAATTTGCATTTCAGTGAATTCTTTCTCAAGTCACTCACACTTGAACATGTCCCTAATCATGGAAAAGTCCATTTTGTATGCAATTCTTGGGTGTATCCTGCTTCTAAATACAAGTCTGACCGCATTTTCTTCGCGAATCAGGtatgattattttgtttattagaCATGTAACAAGACTCTAATTATGTATCTGTCTAACACATATTTGATATAGGCTTATCTCCCAAGTGAAACACCAGAATTGTTACGAAAATACAGAGAAAATGAACTAGTAGCCTTAAGAGGAGATGGAACTGGAAAGCTTGAAGAATGGGACAGGGTTTATGACTATGCTTATTACAATGACTTGGGTGATCCAGACAAAGGCCAAGAGTATGCTAGGCCTGTCCTTGGAGGATCATCTCAGTATCCGTATCCTCGTAGAGGCAGGACAGGACGCAAACCAACCAAGACAGGTTAAGACATTCACAGTATAATAGTCTCAATATGATTGACAAATTAAGTTGTCTTGACATTTGCCTTTTACTGTTTACAGATCCTAATACGGAGAGCAGGATCCCATTGCTTATGAGCTTAGATATATATGTGCCAAGGGACGAGCGATTTGGACATGTGAAGATGTCAGACTTCTTGACATTTGCTTTGAAATCCATTTCTCAGCTCCTCCTCCCCGAGTTTAAGGCTTTATTTGATAGCACGCCTAATGAATTTGATAGCTTTGCGGATGTACTTAAAATCTATGAAGGAGGAATCAAGTTGCCTCAGGGGCCTTTGTTTAAAGCCATTGTGGATGCTATTCCTTTGGAGATACTAAAACAACTCCTTTCTACTGATGGTGAAGGCCTACTCAAGTACCCGACACCTCAGGTTATCCAAGGTATTTATCTGAATTTTAACATGATCAAAATCACATTTCACGTAGAATAATTTTTAACGCCCTCAACTTTTGGTAATCTAAATATTATACGTTGGTCTAAGTAGAGGATAAATCTGCCTGGAGGACGGATGAAGAATTCGGAAGAGAAATGCTAGCGGGAATCAATCCTGTCATAATTAGTAGACTCCAAGTAAGAAGATATTAGTTGCTACCTTAAGTTCCACTTCTATTTTTAGTGATTTTTCGTGCATTTTGAAGATGTTGGCTTATTTATTATATGTAGGAATTCCCTCCAAAGAGCAAGTTGGATCCTAAAATATATGGCAACCAAACTAGCACAATTACCAGGGAGCAAATAGAGGACAAGTTAGATGGACTAACTGTTGATGAGGTAACTACTACTTTTATGTTGATACTAGCTAAATTGTTCAATCAACTTCGATGAGTAGATTGTAGAGACAAATATTAGTTGATAAACAGTTGGTAGTACTATTTAACAGGCAGTCAAGACTAACAGGCTATTCATATTGAACCATCATGACATCCTGATGCCGTATGTGAGGAGAATAAATACGACAACAAACACAAAAATGTATGCCACAAGAACTCTGCTCTTTCTGCAAGATGATGGAACTTTGAAGCCACTAGCAATTGAATTAAGTTTGCCACATCCAGACGGAGATCAATTTGGCGCTGTTAGCGAAGTTTTTACACCATCTGATCAAGGTGTTGAGGGTTCTATTTGGCAGTTGGCCAAAGCCTATGCAGCAGTGAATGATTCAGGCGTGCATCAGCTCGTCAGTCACTGGTAAAACTTGTCTGAAAATTAGCTGCATAAATCCAATGTGTTGTCAAATTTTAATAATCTAAAGCACTTCGTTTATATCTTGTCAGGCTAAACACACACACAGTGATCGAGCCATTTGTGATTGCAACAAATAGGCAACTAAGTGTGCTTCACCCTATTCATAAGCTTCTCCTTCCTCATTTTCGTGATACAATGAACATAAATGCTTTAGCAAGACAAATCCTAATCAATGGTGGTGGACTTCTTGAATTGACCGTCTTTCCTGCCAAATATTCCATGGAACTGTCATCAGTAATTTACAAAGACTGGATTTTTCCTGAACAAGCACTTCCTGCTGATCTCATCAAAAGGTATGTAAATGTAAAACCACAAAGCACTTGTAACTTATAAACTCTGTACTAAAACAAtagattttgtgttattttcttaCTAACTGGACCATAATGTTACTTAATATCAGAGGAGTGGCTGTTGAGGACTCAAACTCCCCACATGGTGTTCGCTTACTGATTCAGGACTATCCATATGCTGTTGATGGGTTGGAAATTTGGTCAGCAATCAAAAGTTGGGTAACAGAATATTGCAACTACTATTACAAATCAGATGACGCGGTACAGAAAGACGCTGAACTCCAAGCCTGGTGGAAGGAGCTCCGCGAAGAAGGACATGGCGACAAGAAAGATGAGCCTTGGTGGCCTAAAATGCAAAGTGTGCAAGAGCTCATAGATTCCTGCACCATCACTATATGGATAGCTTCAGCACTTCATGCAGCAGTTAATTTTGGGCAATACCCTTATGCTGGTTATCTCCCTAATCGGCCTACATTAAGCCGGAAATTCATGCCAGAGCCAGGAAGTGCTGAGTATGAAGAGCTGAAGAGAAATCCAGATAATGTATTCCTCAAAACAATCACTCCTCAGCTGCAGACATTGGTTGGAATTTCCCTTATAGAGCTCTTGTCAAGGCATGCTTCGGATACCCTTTACCTCGGACAGAGGGACTCACCTGAATGGACAAAGGATCAAGAACCACTTTCAGCTTTTGAGAGGTTCGGAAAGAAGTTGGGTGAGATCGAGGATCGAATTATTCAGATGAATGGTGATAATCAGAAATGGAAGAACAGGTCAGGGCCTGTTAAAGTTCCATATACTTTGCTCTTTCCCACCAGTGAAGAGGGACTCACAGGCAAAGGAATCCCCAACAGTGTGTCTATATAGAACTTATTATTGTATCCCCTTGTTGTGCTTGTTTCTTCATATTAATTCCCAATAATATCACCAAATAAAATTCTAGTTACAGTAGGGCTGTAATGTTGTTGGAGTTACTGTAATTATATTGGCTATAATGTTGTTGGAGTTATCGTAATTATATTGGCTATAATGTTGTCGGAGTTACTGTAATGTTGTTGAAGTTATATGCTATAttcataaacttttttttgtaatgTTGTTGgagttatttttatgtaatgttGTTGGcgttatatgttatatatgtgTTTGGAGTTAATGTTGTTGGAGTTATTCTAGTGACAAAAACTGGTACTCGTATTTGACAGGTAATCAAGAGTAACAGGTCATTCGTATTGAACCACCATGACATCATTATGCCATACTTGAGGAGCATTAACATGTCCGCAAACACAAAAGCCTATGCCTCAAGAACTCTGCTCTTCCTACAAGATAATGGAACTTTGAAGCCCCTAGCAATTGAACTAAGCTTGCCACATCCAGACGGAGATCAATTTGGTGCTGTTAGCAAAGTATATACACCAGCTGACCAAGGTGTTGAATGTTCTATTTGGCAGTTGGCCAAAGCCTATGCAGCTAATGACACGGGCATTCATCAGCTCATTAGCCACTGGTAAAACCTGTTAGAAAGTTTTAAATGAAATACAACTTACCCATAACCAAATTCAATGAATTATTTAGTAGTTGGAGACATTTTGTTATTACCTTCTCTGGTTAATTACGCATGCAGTGATGGAGCCATTTGTGATTGCAACAAATAGGCAACTAAGTGTGCTTCATCCCATTCATAAACTTCTTCATCCTCATTTCCGTGACACGATGAACATAAATGATTTAGCAAGACAGATCTTGGTAATTGTGGTGGTTTTGTTGAGATGTTCCTATTTCCTGCCAAATATTCCATGGAAATGTCAGCAGTAGCTTACAAAGACTAGGTTTTCCCTGAACAAGCACTTCCTTCTGATGTCATCAAAGGTAATTGAAAAGCCACAAAAAGCACATACCTGTACTAAATACAGAAGATAAACTCACTAAAATAACCTCTCTCTTTTTGTCATCCTGTTAACATGACCATAATGTTGTTCAATTATAGAGTAGTTGTTGAAGACTTGACCTGTCCACATGGCGTTTGCTTATTGATTCAGGACTATCCATATGCTGTTGATGGCTTGGAAATTTGGTCAGCAATCAAAAGCTGGGTAACATAATATTGCAACTTCTACTACAAATCAGATGAGACAGTTCAGAAAGACGGTGAACTCCAAGCCTGGTGGAATGAAATTCGTGAAGGAGGACATGGTGACAAGAAAGATGAGCCCTGGTGGCCTAAAATGCAAACTTTGCAAGAGCTCATAGATTCTTGGATAG is part of the Solanum lycopersicum chromosome 1, SLM_r2.1 genome and harbors:
- the TomloxE gene encoding lipoxygenase; translation: MILNKIVDSITGKDDGEKVKGTVVLMKKNVLDFTDVTASIVDGALEFLGRRVSFQLISNSVHDANGLEGKLSNPAYLENWITNITPVVAGESTFSVTFDWDDDEFGVPGAFIIKNLHFSEFFLKSLTLEHVPNHGKVHFVCNSWVYPASKYKSDRIFFANQAYLPSETPELLRKYRENELVALRGDGTGKLEEWDRVYDYAYYNDLGDPDKGQEYARPVLGGSSQYPYPRRGRTGRKPTKTDPNTESRIPLLMSLDIYVPRDERFGHVKMSDFLTFALKSISQLLLPEFKALFDSTPNEFDSFADVLKIYEGGIKLPQGPLFKAIVDAIPLEILKQLLSTDGEGLLKYPTPQVIQEDKSAWRTDEEFGREMLAGINPVIISRLQEFPPKSKLDPKIYGNQTSTITREQIEDKLDGLTVDEAVKTNRLFILNHHDILMPYVRRINTTTNTKMYATRTLLFLQDDGTLKPLAIELSLPHPDGDQFGAVSEVFTPSDQGVEGSIWQLAKAYAAVNDSGVHQLVSHWLNTHTVIEPFVIATNRQLSVLHPIHKLLLPHFRDTMNINALARQILINGGGLLELTVFPAKYSMELSSVIYKDWIFPEQALPADLIKRGVAVEDSNSPHGVRLLIQDYPYAVDGLEIWSAIKSWVTEYCNYYYKSDDAVQKDAELQAWWKELREEGHGDKKDEPWWPKMQSVQELIDSCTITIWIASALHAAVNFGQYPYAGYLPNRPTLSRKFMPEPGSAEYEELKRNPDNVFLKTITPQLQTLVGISLIELLSRHASDTLYLGQRDSPEWTKDQEPLSAFERFGKKLGEIEDRIIQMNGDNQKWKNRSGPVKVPYTLLFPTSEEGLTGKGIPNSVSI